A stretch of DNA from Pseudonocardia hierapolitana:
AGCCACACCCGACGGCGACGTGGAGGAAACACCGTTCTAGACGCCCAGTGCGTCCCGGATGTCCTCCTCGACGGCGGACGTGGCGACGAACAGCAGCTCGTCGCCGGGTTCGAGGGCGTCGTCGGCCTGGGGGACGATCACCCGGCCGCCGCGGAGGATCACCAGGAGCGCCGAGTCGACCGGCAGCTGCAGGGACTTCACGGGCTTGCCCGCGAGCGGGGTGTCCTCGGGCAGCGTGACCTCCACGAGGTTGGCCTGGCCCTGGCGCAGGGTCATCAGCCGCACCAGGTCACCGACGGCCACCGCCTCCTCCACGAGCGCGGCGAGGAGGCGGGGGGTGGACACGGCGACGTCGACCCCCCAGTTGTCGTTGAACAGCCACTCGT
This window harbors:
- a CDS encoding potassium channel family protein, which codes for MRIAIAGAGAVGRSIALELVESKHQVMLIERELANIEPEAVERAEWVHADACELASLEEAGMESCDVVIAATGDDKVNLVVSLLAKTEFAVRRVVARVNDPRNEWLFNDNWGVDVAVSTPRLLAALVEEAVAVGDLVRLMTLRQGQANLVEVTLPEDTPLAGKPVKSLQLPVDSALLVILRGGRVIVPQADDALEPGDELLFVATSAVEEDIRDALGV